A genomic segment from Bubalus kerabau isolate K-KA32 ecotype Philippines breed swamp buffalo chromosome 14, PCC_UOA_SB_1v2, whole genome shotgun sequence encodes:
- the LOC129627047 gene encoding cytochrome b-c1 complex subunit 7 isoform X1, which yields MAGRPAVSASSRWLEGIRKWYYNAAGFNKLGLMRDDTIYENDDVKEAIRRLPENLYNDRVFRIKRALDLSMRQQILPKEQWTKYEEDKFYLEPYLKEVIRERKEREEWAKK from the exons ATGGCGGGCCGGCCAGCTG tttcagcatcaagcAGGTGGCTGGAAGGTATTCGAAAATGGTATTACAATGCTGCCGGGTTCAATAAACTGG GCTTAATGCGAGATGACACAATATATGAGAATGACGATGTAAAAGAAGCCATAAGAAGGCTTCCTGAGAACCTTTATAATGACAGAGTGTTTCGCATTAAGAGAGCACTGGACCTCAGCATGAGGCAGCAAATCCTGCCTAAAGAGCAGTGGACAAAATATGAGGAG gaTAAATTCTACCTTGAACCGTATCTGAAAGAGGTTATtcgggaaagaaaagagagagaagaatgggCAAAGAAATAA
- the LOC129627047 gene encoding cytochrome b-c1 complex subunit 7 isoform X2 has translation MRDDTIYENDDVKEAIRRLPENLYNDRVFRIKRALDLSMRQQILPKEQWTKYEEDKFYLEPYLKEVIRERKEREEWAKK, from the exons ATGCGAGATGACACAATATATGAGAATGACGATGTAAAAGAAGCCATAAGAAGGCTTCCTGAGAACCTTTATAATGACAGAGTGTTTCGCATTAAGAGAGCACTGGACCTCAGCATGAGGCAGCAAATCCTGCCTAAAGAGCAGTGGACAAAATATGAGGAG gaTAAATTCTACCTTGAACCGTATCTGAAAGAGGTTATtcgggaaagaaaagagagagaagaatgggCAAAGAAATAA